In Xenopus laevis strain J_2021 chromosome 2S, Xenopus_laevis_v10.1, whole genome shotgun sequence, a genomic segment contains:
- the LOC108709414 gene encoding amine oxidase [flavin-containing], with amino-acid sequence MSNTYDVIVIGAGISGLTAAKLLVESGQSVVVLEARDRVGGRTFTARNDKVKYVDLGGAYVGPTQNRILRIAKEFGVETYKVNEVQRLIHYVKGKSYPFNGSFPSMRNPFVYLDYNNLWRTMDEMGKEIPNDAPWMAPHAEEWDKITMKELIDKVCWTNAAKRFATLFVNVNVTSEPHEVSALWFLWYVKQCGGTTRIFSTSNGGQERKFVGGSGQISEKIADHLQGRVKLQRPVVRIDQTGDNVLVETLNHEKYEAKYVISAIPPALCLKIHFNPELPPLRNQLINRVPMGSVIKCMVYYKEAFWRKKDYCGSMIIEDEDAAIGLTLDDTKPDGTVPGIMGFILARKSRRLVHLSKEERMQKICELYAKVLGEEEALHPVHYEEKNWCEEQYSGGCYTAYFPPGILTQYGRVLREPVGQIFFAGTETATEWSGYLEGAIQAGERAAREILYKMGRISECDIWMPEPPSVDIPGLPITTTFWERNLPSVQGLLKFIGFSTLLTSTAAVGLLACKKGLLCRN; translated from the exons GACTTACAGCAGCCAAACTTCTAGTTGAATCCGGACAGAGTGTAGTAGTTTTAGAGGCTCGTGATAGAGTTGGAGGAAGAACTTTTACTGCTAGG AATGATAAGGTCAAATATGTTGACCTTGGAGGAGCATATgtgggaccaactcaaaatagaATTCTTCGCATAGCCAAAGAATTTGGAGTGGAAACATATAAAGTAAATGAGGTGCAACGTCTTATTCACTATGTAAAG ggTAAATCATATCCCTTTAACGGTTCATTCCCTTCAATGCGAAATCCATTTGTCTATTTGGATTACAACAATTTATGGAGAACGATGGATGAAATGGGAAAAGAG ATACCTAATGACGCTCCATGGATGGCACCTCATGCAGAGGAATGGGACAAGATCACAATGAAAGAGCTCATTGACAAGGTTTGCTGGACAAA TGCAGCCAAAAGGTTTGCAACACTTTTTGTGAATGTCAATGTGACCTCTGAGCCTCATGAAGTTTCAGCGCTGTGGTTCCTGTGGTATGTGAAGCAGTGTGGTGGAACAACGAGAATATTTTCAACGTCTAATGGTGGCCAG GAAAGAAAATTTGTTGGTGGCTCTGGACAGATAAGTGAAAAGATAGCAGACCACCTTCAAGGTCGGGTGAAACTTCAAAGACCTGTAGTGCGCATTGATCAAACAGGAGACAATGTTCTTGTGGAAActctaaatcatgaaaaatatgag GCCAAATATGTTATCAGTGCCATTCCACCTGCCCTATGTCTGAAGATTCACTTTAACCCTGAATTACCTCCTCTAAGGAACCAGCTGATTAATCGTGTACCAATGGGATCAGTCATAAAGTGCATGGTGTACTACAAAGAAGCCTTTTGGAGAAAGAAAG ATTATTGTGGAAGCATGATAATTGAGGATGAAGATGCTGCAATTGGACTTACTCTTGATGATACCAAACCAGATGGAACTGTTCCAGGCATAATGGG ATTCATTCTTGCTCGAAAATCAAGAAGGCTGGTTCATCTCTCAAAAGAAGAGAG GATGCAGAAAATCTGTGAACTGTATGCAAAAGTACTGGGAGAAGAAGAAGCTCTACAT CCTGTGCATTATGAGGAAAAGAACTGGTGTGAGGAACAATATTCTGGAGGCTGTTACACAGCTTATTTTCCACCTGGAATCCTGACACAGTATGGAAG AGTTCTTCGAGAGCCTGTTGGACAGATCTTCTTTGCTGGCACAGAAACTGCCACTGAATGGAGTGGATACCTGGAAGGAGCTATCCAAGCTGGAGAAAGAGCTGCCAGAGAG atccTTTATAAAATGGGCAGGATTTCAGAGTGTGATATATGGATGCCAGAGCCACCATCAGTG GATATCCCTGGCCTGCCAATTACTACTACCTTCTGGGAGAGAAATCTACCGTCTGTGCAGGGTTTGCTAAAATTCATTGGATTTTCAACACTGTTGACTTCAACGGCAGCCGTAGGCCTACTGGCATGTAAAAAGGGACTACTCTGTcgtaattaa